One window from the genome of Procambarus clarkii isolate CNS0578487 chromosome 90, FALCON_Pclarkii_2.0, whole genome shotgun sequence encodes:
- the cpb gene encoding F-actin-capping protein subunit beta isoform X1: MMEQQLDCALDLMRRLPPQQIERNLSDLIDLVPSLCEELLSSVDQPLKIARDKNSGKDYLLCDYNRDGDSYRSPWSNTYDPPLEDGAMPSDRLRKLELDANQAFDQYRDMYFEGGVSSVYLWDLDHGFAGVILIKKAGDGSKKIKGCWDSIHVVEVVEKSSGRSAHYKLTSTAMLWLQTNKQGSGTMNLGGSLTRQMEQDCPVSESSPHIANIGRMVEDMENKIRNTLNEIYFGKTKDIVNGLRSVQPLPDQKQHDALRTEIAKALIRRQAKGSNDENN, encoded by the exons ATG ATGGAGCAGCAGTTAGACTGTGCGCTTGACCTGATGCGCAGGCTGCCTCCTCAGCAAATAGAGCGTAACCTGAGTGACTTAATTGATTTGGTGCCATCATTGTGTGAAGAACTTTTGTCATCTGTTGATCAGCCTCTTAAGATAGCACGAGACAAGAACAGTGGAAAAGATTACTTACTTTGTGACTACAACAGAGATGGGGATTCCTATAG GTCACCGTGGAGCAACACCTATGACCCGCCTTTAGAAGATGGAGCTATGCCCAGCGACAGGCTACGTAAATTAGAATTAGATGCAAATCAGGCGTTTGATCAATACCGTGATATGTACTTTGAAGGTGGCGTTTCTTCTGTATATCTTTGGGACCTAGACCATGGGTTTGCAG GTGTAATTCTCATAAAAaaagctggtgatggtagtaagaAAATTAAAGGTTGCTGGGATAGTATCCATGTTGTTGAGGTAGTAGAGAAATCCAGTGGACGTTCGGCGCACTACAAGCTCACTTCTACTGCGATGTTGTGGCTACAAACTAATAAACAGGGATCTGGCACCATGAACCTAGGCGGCTCACTTACCAGACAG ATGGAACAAGACTGCCCCGTTTCCGAGTCATCTCCACACATTGCGAATATTGGCCGTATGGTGGAAGACATGGAGAACAAGATCCGCAACACGCTTAATGAGATCTACTTTGGCAAGACAAAGGACATTGTTAATGGACTCCGCTCTGTCCAGCCCCTCCCAGACCAAAAGCAGCATGATGCCCTCAGGACTGAGATTGCAAAGGCTCTCATTAGGAGACAAGCAAAAGGCTCTAATGATGAGAATAATTAG
- the cpb gene encoding F-actin-capping protein subunit beta isoform X2, which yields MEQQLDCALDLMRRLPPQQIERNLSDLIDLVPSLCEELLSSVDQPLKIARDKNSGKDYLLCDYNRDGDSYRSPWSNTYDPPLEDGAMPSDRLRKLELDANQAFDQYRDMYFEGGVSSVYLWDLDHGFAGVILIKKAGDGSKKIKGCWDSIHVVEVVEKSSGRSAHYKLTSTAMLWLQTNKQGSGTMNLGGSLTRQMEQDCPVSESSPHIANIGRMVEDMENKIRNTLNEIYFGKTKDIVNGLRSVQPLPDQKQHDALRTEIAKALIRRQAKGSNDENN from the exons ATGGAGCAGCAGTTAGACTGTGCGCTTGACCTGATGCGCAGGCTGCCTCCTCAGCAAATAGAGCGTAACCTGAGTGACTTAATTGATTTGGTGCCATCATTGTGTGAAGAACTTTTGTCATCTGTTGATCAGCCTCTTAAGATAGCACGAGACAAGAACAGTGGAAAAGATTACTTACTTTGTGACTACAACAGAGATGGGGATTCCTATAG GTCACCGTGGAGCAACACCTATGACCCGCCTTTAGAAGATGGAGCTATGCCCAGCGACAGGCTACGTAAATTAGAATTAGATGCAAATCAGGCGTTTGATCAATACCGTGATATGTACTTTGAAGGTGGCGTTTCTTCTGTATATCTTTGGGACCTAGACCATGGGTTTGCAG GTGTAATTCTCATAAAAaaagctggtgatggtagtaagaAAATTAAAGGTTGCTGGGATAGTATCCATGTTGTTGAGGTAGTAGAGAAATCCAGTGGACGTTCGGCGCACTACAAGCTCACTTCTACTGCGATGTTGTGGCTACAAACTAATAAACAGGGATCTGGCACCATGAACCTAGGCGGCTCACTTACCAGACAG ATGGAACAAGACTGCCCCGTTTCCGAGTCATCTCCACACATTGCGAATATTGGCCGTATGGTGGAAGACATGGAGAACAAGATCCGCAACACGCTTAATGAGATCTACTTTGGCAAGACAAAGGACATTGTTAATGGACTCCGCTCTGTCCAGCCCCTCCCAGACCAAAAGCAGCATGATGCCCTCAGGACTGAGATTGCAAAGGCTCTCATTAGGAGACAAGCAAAAGGCTCTAATGATGAGAATAATTAG